The proteins below come from a single Brassica napus cultivar Da-Ae unplaced genomic scaffold, Da-Ae ScsIHWf_834;HRSCAF=1189, whole genome shotgun sequence genomic window:
- the LOC125606294 gene encoding F-box protein At4g00755-like: MDFVENLDTDMSLAILSCLDDPSDLVRASAVSRSWRDFVIKHSLSKNLCLKLFHQLTSVDRIIDTSNDMKESFEAGSSRDDTRVLEREHRVYALLAKGCTSSPIRSCIADAIIASSTDNFPAESILNTLDERDRIGGTPSYWSSTGHHKTSVPETLLYQLKGDLCVITELSVQPFQAYFQPGTPIYSSHYVRFRLGHLDNNEAETAGKIPVENKYVWTYTSQEFPMAQENRLQNFKLPEPVICIGGYMLVEFLGRVQTQEMDGLYYICVSHVKVMGRSLAKSFQVVDPDESGKFRLKVLSYSDPQEMDENEEEGLSPFRPMRNLEQLLNFLHRHPLDVEYVWPESDEEEEEAESDGEV; encoded by the exons ATGGATTTCGTTGAAAATCTTGATACCGACATGTCTCTAGCCATTCTTTCCTGTCTTGATGACCCATCAGATCTAGTCCGCGCCAGTGCTGTCTCACGCTCCTGGCGAGACTTTG TGATTAAACACAGTCTCTCGAAGAACCTGTGCTTGAAGTTGTTCCATCAGCTAACTAGTGTGGATCGTATAATAGACACAAGCAATGATATGAAGGAATCGTTTGAAGCCGGGTCAAGCAGGGATGATACAAGGGTACTAGAAAGAGAGCACAGGGTTTATGCCTTATTGGCTAAAGGATGCACATCTTCCCCTATCAGAAGCTGTATTGCCGATGCCATCATAGCCTCCAGTACCGATAATTTCCCAGCAGAGAGCATCTTGAACACACTGGACGAAAGAGATAGAATTGGTGGGACCCCTTCGTATTGGTCTAGTACAGGGCACCACAAGACTTCCGTGCCCGAAACACTTCTTTACCAGCTGAAGGGTGATTTGTGTGTCATTACCGAACTCAGCGTCCAGCCTTTCCAAGCTTATTTCCAGCCGGGTACACCGATATACTCGTCACATTATGTTCGTTTCCGGTTGGGTCACCTCGATAACAATGAAGCTGAGACAGCGGGAAAGATTCCTGTTGAAAACAAATATGTATGGACTTACACTTCACAAGAGTTTCCCATGGCTCAG GAGAATCGGTTGCAGAACTTTAAGCTTCCAGAACCGGTTATTTGCATTGGTGGGTATATGCTAGTCGAGTTTCTTGGTCGGGTTCAGACTCAAGAAATGGATGGCTTATACTACATATG CGTGTCGCATGTGAAAGTGATGGGAAGATCACTAGCAAAATCGTTTCAGGTGGTGGATCCGGATGAGTCAGGGAAGTTTCGGTTGAAAGTGTTGAGTTACAGTGATCCACAAGAAATGGATGAGAACGAAGAAGAGGGGCTAAGTCCGTTTAGGCCGATGAGAAATCTTGAACAGCTCTTGAATTTCCTGCACAGGCATCCTCTTGACGTCGAGTATGTTTGGCCTGAATCtgacgaggaggaggaggaagctgAATCAGACGGTGAGGTTTAG
- the LOC106412711 gene encoding methylthioalkylmalate synthase 1, chloroplastic-like, protein MALSLLTYSIKIPTTASTVVVRPVLPIRSSLPSLRLTFPHRTPTSFISCCSSVSEKAATSGIDLKPDVERWPKYIPNKLPDKNYVRVLDTTLRDGEQSPGGALTPAQKLEIARKLAKLRVDVMDVGFPASSEEELEAVKTIAKTVGNEVDEETRYVPVICVISRCKHKDIEAAWEALKYAKKPRIYIFICTSEIHMKYKLKKTKEEVIEMAKSSIRFAKKLGFTDIQFGCEDGGRSEKDFLCKIMGEAIKEGVKTVTLADTVGINIPQEFGEMVTYLKANTPGIDDVVVSLHCHNDLGLATANTIAGVRAGARQVEVTVNGIGERSGNASLEEIVMALKCRGAYVMDGVYTTIDTSHIMAASRMVQEYTGLHVQPHKPIVGNNCFLHESGIHQDGMLKYGSTYEIFSPEDIGVERSESSGIVLGKLSGRHAVKVRLRKLGYEITSDEKLRDIFSRFRELTKQKKRITDADLNALMVLYGDEISSKISEGTVLDEPISQISSVV, encoded by the exons ATGGCTTTGTCACTTCTGACATACTCCATTAAAATCCCCACCACCGCTTCCACGGTAGTTGTCCGGCCAGTGTTACCTATTCGATCTTCCCTTCCCTCTCTCCGCCTAACTTTTCCGCATAGAACACCAACCTCGTTCATCTCATGTTGCTCCTCTGTGTCTGAAAAGGCGGCAACTAGTGGTATTGACCTCAAACCCGACGTGGAACGGTGGCCAAAGTACATACCCAACAAGCTCCCCGACAAAAATTATGTGAGAGTACTCGACACGACGCTGCGTGATGGCGAACAATCTCCAGGTGGAGCCCTTACTCCAGCGCAGAAGCTAGAGATTGCTCGGAAACTCGCTAAACTCCGAGTAGACGTCATGGATGTTGGTTTTCCTGCATCGTCTGAGGAAGAGTTAGAAGCCGTTAAAACAATCGCCAAGACCGTTGGGAACGAG GTGGACGAGGAAACAAGATACGTCCCGGTAATATGCGTCATCTCACGATGCAAACATAAAGACATCGAGGCCGCTTGGGAGGCGTTGAAGTACGCGAAGAAGCCGAGGATATACATATTCATATGTACTAGTGAGATTCACATgaaatataaattgaaaaagACTAAAGAAGAAGTGATCGAGATGGCCAAAAGTAGTATTAGGTTCGCTAAAAAATTAGGCTTTACTGACATCCAATTTGGTTGCGAAGATGGCGGCAG ATCGGAGAAGGATTTTCTTTGTAAGATTATGGGAGAAGCGATAAAAGAGGGCGTAAAGACGGTGACCCTCGCGGACACGGTAGGGATAAACATCCCGCAAGAATTCGGAGAGATGGTTACTTATCTCAAAGCAAACACTCCAGGAATTGATGATGTTGTCGTCAGCCTTCATTGTCACAACGACCTTGGTCTTGCTACCGCTAACACCATCGCC GGTGTGCGTGCGGGGGCAAGACAAGTCGAAGTAACGGTCAACGGAATAGGTGAAAGAAGTGGGAATGCGTCGCTTGAAGAG ATTGTAATGGCTTTGAAATGTCGTGGAGCATATGTGATGGACGGTGTTTACACAACAATAGACACAAGCCATATTATGGCTGCTAGTAGGATG GTTCAAGAGTATACTGGCTTGCATGTTCAACCACATAAGCCCATAGTTGGCAACAACTGTTTTCTTCACGAGAGTGGCATTCACCAG GATGGAATGTTGAAATATGGAAGTACGTATGAAATCTTCTCACCAGAAGACATTGGGGTCGAAAGATCTGAAAGTTCCGGCATTGTGCTTGGAAAGCTTAG TGGACGTCATGCTGTGAAAGTTCGGCTAAGAAAG TTAGGATATGAAATCACCAGTGATGAAAAGTTGAGGGACATTTTCTCAAGATTCAGGGAGTTAACTAAGcagaaaaag AGAATCACAGACGCTGATCTTAATGCATTAATGGTGCTGTACGGTGATGAAATCTCATCAAAGATATCGGAAGGAACGGTTCTGGACGAACCAATCTCTCAGATATCATCTGtcgtataa